A region of Macaca thibetana thibetana isolate TM-01 chromosome 20, ASM2454274v1, whole genome shotgun sequence DNA encodes the following proteins:
- the SIAH1 gene encoding E3 ubiquitin-protein ligase SIAH1 isoform X1, producing MTGKATPPSLYSWRGVLFTCLPAARTRKRKEMSRQTATALPTGTSKCPPSQRVPALTGTTASNNDLASLFECPVCFDYVLPPILQCQSGHLVCSNCRPKLTCCPTCRGPLGSIRNLAMEKVANSVLFPCKYASSGCEITLPHTEKADHEELCEFRPYSCPCPGASCKWQGSLDAVMPHLMHQHKSITTLQGEDIVFLATDINLPGAVDWVMMQSCFGFHFMLVLEKQEKYDGHQQFFAIVQLIGTRKQAENFAYRLELNGHRRRLTWEATPRSIHEGIATAIMNSDCLVFDTSIAQLFAENGNLGINVTISMC from the exons ATGACGGGAAAGGCTACTCCACCTTCTCTGTACTCCTGGAGGGGAGTCTTGTTCACATGTTTACCAGCGGCCAggacaaggaagagaaaag aaatgagcCGTCAGACTGCTACAGCATTACCTACCGGTACCTCGAAGTGTCCACCATCCCAGAGGGTACCTGCCCTGACTGGCACAACTGCATCCAACAATGACTTGGCGAGTCTTTTTGAGTGTCCAGTCTGCTTTGACTATGTGTTACCACCCATTCTTCAATGTCAGAGTGGCCATCTTGTTTGTAGCAACTGTCGCCCAAAGCTCACATGTTGTCCAACTTGCCGGGGCCCTTTGGGATCCATTCGCAACTTGGCTATGGAGAAAGTGGCTAATTCAGTACTTTTCCCCTGTAAATATGCCTCTTCTGGATGTGAAATAACTCTgccacacacagaaaaagcagaCCACGAAGAGCTCTGTGAGTTTAGGCCTTATTCCTGTCCGTGCCCTGGTGCTTCCTGTAAATGGCAAGGCTCTTTGGATGCTGTAATGCCCCATCTGATGCATCAGCATAAGTCCATTACAACCCTACAGGGAGAGGATATAGTTTTCCTTGCTACAGACATTAATCTTCCTGGTGCTGTTGACTGGGTGATGATGCAGTCCTGTTTTGGCTTTCACTTCATGTTAGTCttggagaaacaggaaaaatacGATGGTCACCAGCAGTTCTTTGCAATTGTACAGCTGATAGGAACACGCAAGCAAGCTGAAAATTTTGCTTACCGACTTGAGCTAAATGGTCACAGGCGACGATTGACTTGGGAAGCGACTCCTCGATCTATTCATGAAGGAATTGCAACAGCCATTATGAATAGCGACTGCCTAGTCTTTGACACCAGCATTGCACAGCTTTTTGCAGAAAATGGCAATTTAGGCATCAATGTAACTATTTCCATGTGTTGA
- the SIAH1 gene encoding E3 ubiquitin-protein ligase SIAH1 isoform X4 has protein sequence MQMSRQTATALPTGTSKCPPSQRVPALTGTTASNNDLASLFECPVCFDYVLPPILQCQSGHLVCSNCRPKLTCCPTCRGPLGSIRNLAMEKVANSVLFPCKYASSGCEITLPHTEKADHEELCEFRPYSCPCPGASCKWQGSLDAVMPHLMHQHKSITTLQGEDIVFLATDINLPGAVDWVMMQSCFGFHFMLVLEKQEKYDGHQQFFAIVQLIGTRKQAENFAYRLELNGHRRRLTWEATPRSIHEGIATAIMNSDCLVFDTSIAQLFAENGNLGINVTISMC, from the coding sequence aaatgagcCGTCAGACTGCTACAGCATTACCTACCGGTACCTCGAAGTGTCCACCATCCCAGAGGGTACCTGCCCTGACTGGCACAACTGCATCCAACAATGACTTGGCGAGTCTTTTTGAGTGTCCAGTCTGCTTTGACTATGTGTTACCACCCATTCTTCAATGTCAGAGTGGCCATCTTGTTTGTAGCAACTGTCGCCCAAAGCTCACATGTTGTCCAACTTGCCGGGGCCCTTTGGGATCCATTCGCAACTTGGCTATGGAGAAAGTGGCTAATTCAGTACTTTTCCCCTGTAAATATGCCTCTTCTGGATGTGAAATAACTCTgccacacacagaaaaagcagaCCACGAAGAGCTCTGTGAGTTTAGGCCTTATTCCTGTCCGTGCCCTGGTGCTTCCTGTAAATGGCAAGGCTCTTTGGATGCTGTAATGCCCCATCTGATGCATCAGCATAAGTCCATTACAACCCTACAGGGAGAGGATATAGTTTTCCTTGCTACAGACATTAATCTTCCTGGTGCTGTTGACTGGGTGATGATGCAGTCCTGTTTTGGCTTTCACTTCATGTTAGTCttggagaaacaggaaaaatacGATGGTCACCAGCAGTTCTTTGCAATTGTACAGCTGATAGGAACACGCAAGCAAGCTGAAAATTTTGCTTACCGACTTGAGCTAAATGGTCACAGGCGACGATTGACTTGGGAAGCGACTCCTCGATCTATTCATGAAGGAATTGCAACAGCCATTATGAATAGCGACTGCCTAGTCTTTGACACCAGCATTGCACAGCTTTTTGCAGAAAATGGCAATTTAGGCATCAATGTAACTATTTCCATGTGTTGA
- the SIAH1 gene encoding E3 ubiquitin-protein ligase SIAH1 isoform X3, producing the protein MKRMTFQEMSRQTATALPTGTSKCPPSQRVPALTGTTASNNDLASLFECPVCFDYVLPPILQCQSGHLVCSNCRPKLTCCPTCRGPLGSIRNLAMEKVANSVLFPCKYASSGCEITLPHTEKADHEELCEFRPYSCPCPGASCKWQGSLDAVMPHLMHQHKSITTLQGEDIVFLATDINLPGAVDWVMMQSCFGFHFMLVLEKQEKYDGHQQFFAIVQLIGTRKQAENFAYRLELNGHRRRLTWEATPRSIHEGIATAIMNSDCLVFDTSIAQLFAENGNLGINVTISMC; encoded by the coding sequence aaatgagcCGTCAGACTGCTACAGCATTACCTACCGGTACCTCGAAGTGTCCACCATCCCAGAGGGTACCTGCCCTGACTGGCACAACTGCATCCAACAATGACTTGGCGAGTCTTTTTGAGTGTCCAGTCTGCTTTGACTATGTGTTACCACCCATTCTTCAATGTCAGAGTGGCCATCTTGTTTGTAGCAACTGTCGCCCAAAGCTCACATGTTGTCCAACTTGCCGGGGCCCTTTGGGATCCATTCGCAACTTGGCTATGGAGAAAGTGGCTAATTCAGTACTTTTCCCCTGTAAATATGCCTCTTCTGGATGTGAAATAACTCTgccacacacagaaaaagcagaCCACGAAGAGCTCTGTGAGTTTAGGCCTTATTCCTGTCCGTGCCCTGGTGCTTCCTGTAAATGGCAAGGCTCTTTGGATGCTGTAATGCCCCATCTGATGCATCAGCATAAGTCCATTACAACCCTACAGGGAGAGGATATAGTTTTCCTTGCTACAGACATTAATCTTCCTGGTGCTGTTGACTGGGTGATGATGCAGTCCTGTTTTGGCTTTCACTTCATGTTAGTCttggagaaacaggaaaaatacGATGGTCACCAGCAGTTCTTTGCAATTGTACAGCTGATAGGAACACGCAAGCAAGCTGAAAATTTTGCTTACCGACTTGAGCTAAATGGTCACAGGCGACGATTGACTTGGGAAGCGACTCCTCGATCTATTCATGAAGGAATTGCAACAGCCATTATGAATAGCGACTGCCTAGTCTTTGACACCAGCATTGCACAGCTTTTTGCAGAAAATGGCAATTTAGGCATCAATGTAACTATTTCCATGTGTTGA
- the SIAH1 gene encoding E3 ubiquitin-protein ligase SIAH1 isoform X2: protein MNESSCCFVSLAGFGGTTVLDFSSSFLIEMSRQTATALPTGTSKCPPSQRVPALTGTTASNNDLASLFECPVCFDYVLPPILQCQSGHLVCSNCRPKLTCCPTCRGPLGSIRNLAMEKVANSVLFPCKYASSGCEITLPHTEKADHEELCEFRPYSCPCPGASCKWQGSLDAVMPHLMHQHKSITTLQGEDIVFLATDINLPGAVDWVMMQSCFGFHFMLVLEKQEKYDGHQQFFAIVQLIGTRKQAENFAYRLELNGHRRRLTWEATPRSIHEGIATAIMNSDCLVFDTSIAQLFAENGNLGINVTISMC, encoded by the coding sequence aaatgagcCGTCAGACTGCTACAGCATTACCTACCGGTACCTCGAAGTGTCCACCATCCCAGAGGGTACCTGCCCTGACTGGCACAACTGCATCCAACAATGACTTGGCGAGTCTTTTTGAGTGTCCAGTCTGCTTTGACTATGTGTTACCACCCATTCTTCAATGTCAGAGTGGCCATCTTGTTTGTAGCAACTGTCGCCCAAAGCTCACATGTTGTCCAACTTGCCGGGGCCCTTTGGGATCCATTCGCAACTTGGCTATGGAGAAAGTGGCTAATTCAGTACTTTTCCCCTGTAAATATGCCTCTTCTGGATGTGAAATAACTCTgccacacacagaaaaagcagaCCACGAAGAGCTCTGTGAGTTTAGGCCTTATTCCTGTCCGTGCCCTGGTGCTTCCTGTAAATGGCAAGGCTCTTTGGATGCTGTAATGCCCCATCTGATGCATCAGCATAAGTCCATTACAACCCTACAGGGAGAGGATATAGTTTTCCTTGCTACAGACATTAATCTTCCTGGTGCTGTTGACTGGGTGATGATGCAGTCCTGTTTTGGCTTTCACTTCATGTTAGTCttggagaaacaggaaaaatacGATGGTCACCAGCAGTTCTTTGCAATTGTACAGCTGATAGGAACACGCAAGCAAGCTGAAAATTTTGCTTACCGACTTGAGCTAAATGGTCACAGGCGACGATTGACTTGGGAAGCGACTCCTCGATCTATTCATGAAGGAATTGCAACAGCCATTATGAATAGCGACTGCCTAGTCTTTGACACCAGCATTGCACAGCTTTTTGCAGAAAATGGCAATTTAGGCATCAATGTAACTATTTCCATGTGTTGA
- the SIAH1 gene encoding E3 ubiquitin-protein ligase SIAH1 isoform X5, which yields MSRQTATALPTGTSKCPPSQRVPALTGTTASNNDLASLFECPVCFDYVLPPILQCQSGHLVCSNCRPKLTCCPTCRGPLGSIRNLAMEKVANSVLFPCKYASSGCEITLPHTEKADHEELCEFRPYSCPCPGASCKWQGSLDAVMPHLMHQHKSITTLQGEDIVFLATDINLPGAVDWVMMQSCFGFHFMLVLEKQEKYDGHQQFFAIVQLIGTRKQAENFAYRLELNGHRRRLTWEATPRSIHEGIATAIMNSDCLVFDTSIAQLFAENGNLGINVTISMC from the coding sequence atgagcCGTCAGACTGCTACAGCATTACCTACCGGTACCTCGAAGTGTCCACCATCCCAGAGGGTACCTGCCCTGACTGGCACAACTGCATCCAACAATGACTTGGCGAGTCTTTTTGAGTGTCCAGTCTGCTTTGACTATGTGTTACCACCCATTCTTCAATGTCAGAGTGGCCATCTTGTTTGTAGCAACTGTCGCCCAAAGCTCACATGTTGTCCAACTTGCCGGGGCCCTTTGGGATCCATTCGCAACTTGGCTATGGAGAAAGTGGCTAATTCAGTACTTTTCCCCTGTAAATATGCCTCTTCTGGATGTGAAATAACTCTgccacacacagaaaaagcagaCCACGAAGAGCTCTGTGAGTTTAGGCCTTATTCCTGTCCGTGCCCTGGTGCTTCCTGTAAATGGCAAGGCTCTTTGGATGCTGTAATGCCCCATCTGATGCATCAGCATAAGTCCATTACAACCCTACAGGGAGAGGATATAGTTTTCCTTGCTACAGACATTAATCTTCCTGGTGCTGTTGACTGGGTGATGATGCAGTCCTGTTTTGGCTTTCACTTCATGTTAGTCttggagaaacaggaaaaatacGATGGTCACCAGCAGTTCTTTGCAATTGTACAGCTGATAGGAACACGCAAGCAAGCTGAAAATTTTGCTTACCGACTTGAGCTAAATGGTCACAGGCGACGATTGACTTGGGAAGCGACTCCTCGATCTATTCATGAAGGAATTGCAACAGCCATTATGAATAGCGACTGCCTAGTCTTTGACACCAGCATTGCACAGCTTTTTGCAGAAAATGGCAATTTAGGCATCAATGTAACTATTTCCATGTGTTGA